In Iodobacter fluviatilis, one DNA window encodes the following:
- a CDS encoding nucleotide-binding protein has translation MNILIGNLKGGVGTTTHATNIAVKRASIGRSVFLIDTSTLLNADMWCTARSEKHPGKAEIVGGPKFGTGVSGHIQQLARHYDDVVIDAGGSETEEFRLALTQCQLLLVPFRSSQFDLWVVKRMATLLEEAQKINPLLKARAFLNLVSTNPSSRDIDEARDLFSSVNLQLPLLTSKIGDRIAFRRASAEGLGITEYKGKDNKALTEFEGFYAEAFPS, from the coding sequence ATGAATATCTTGATCGGGAATTTAAAAGGAGGCGTTGGGACAACCACTCATGCGACAAACATTGCGGTGAAACGGGCAAGCATTGGGCGTTCAGTTTTTTTAATAGATACATCGACGCTACTTAATGCAGACATGTGGTGCACCGCACGATCAGAGAAGCACCCTGGTAAGGCAGAGATTGTAGGGGGGCCAAAATTTGGGACTGGAGTGAGTGGCCATATACAGCAGCTAGCACGGCATTACGATGATGTAGTAATCGATGCAGGCGGCTCTGAGACAGAGGAGTTTCGCCTAGCCCTAACACAGTGCCAATTGCTACTGGTTCCTTTCCGCTCCAGCCAGTTTGATCTCTGGGTGGTCAAGCGCATGGCCACGCTGCTTGAGGAAGCACAAAAGATCAATCCACTATTAAAGGCTCGCGCCTTCCTTAACTTAGTGAGCACTAATCCCAGTAGCCGCGATATCGACGAAGCTCGTGACCTATTTTCATCCGTAAACCTGCAACTGCCGCTGCTCACTTCAAAAATAGGTGATCGCATTGCTTTTCGTCGTGCATCTGCTGAGGGACTAGGGATCACTGAGTACAAAGGGAAGGATAACAAAGCGCTAACAGAGTTTGAGGGATTCTATGCAGAGGCATTCCCGTCATGA
- a CDS encoding WGR domain-containing protein, which produces MAKKLSEEHQQLLDQLQSARCIEWHSIDPSRNRFRFYIIECLPADLFGMLELTIRNGRIGHVSANKPRCLVVVESVQEQVTAMRKECARRLKHGYMPVIVHQ; this is translated from the coding sequence ATGGCAAAGAAGCTAAGTGAAGAGCATCAGCAGCTTTTGGATCAACTGCAGAGCGCCCGATGTATCGAGTGGCACAGCATTGATCCTTCGAGAAACAGATTCCGTTTTTATATTATTGAGTGCTTACCTGCGGATCTCTTTGGCATGCTAGAGCTCACGATCAGAAATGGACGAATTGGGCATGTGTCTGCAAATAAGCCTCGATGCCTTGTTGTTGTGGAGTCCGTTCAGGAACAGGTTACTGCCATGAGAAAAGAGTGTGCTCGTCGGCTAAAGCATGGATATATGCCTGTGATTGTTCACCAGTGA
- a CDS encoding thermonuclease family protein, with translation MRSLSVLKIMLLMFVLLKSAYAQTSEIQAKVYGVMDGDTISVVTLDKKQIKIRLSQIDAPESKQPQGQKSKQSLSDLVYGKTVTIKTESVDKYGRTIGTIFVNGVDVNLEQIKRGMAWFYTQYGHDSVYREAEKKAKSLRIGLWNDSAPTPPWEWRHGSKLSSSTLSTSPLLSSCGVKQYCKEMSSCAEAQMYLTKCGRTKLDRDRDGVACESLCK, from the coding sequence ATGCGATCATTAAGTGTGCTAAAAATTATGCTGCTAATGTTTGTCTTGTTGAAATCTGCCTATGCCCAAACGTCTGAAATCCAAGCTAAGGTTTATGGCGTAATGGATGGAGATACTATTTCGGTTGTTACATTAGACAAAAAACAAATTAAAATAAGACTTTCTCAAATCGATGCGCCTGAGTCGAAGCAACCCCAAGGGCAAAAGTCGAAACAGTCATTGTCTGATTTAGTTTATGGGAAAACAGTAACCATTAAGACTGAAAGTGTTGATAAATATGGGCGCACTATTGGAACGATTTTTGTTAATGGTGTTGATGTTAATTTAGAGCAAATCAAAAGGGGGATGGCTTGGTTTTATACGCAATATGGGCATGATTCGGTTTATCGTGAAGCTGAAAAAAAAGCCAAGAGCCTACGCATTGGACTCTGGAATGATTCTGCGCCTACTCCACCTTGGGAATGGCGGCATGGTAGTAAATTGTCAAGTTCAACTCTATCTACTTCTCCTTTATTAAGCTCCTGTGGAGTTAAACAATATTGTAAAGAAATGAGCTCATGTGCAGAGGCTCAGATGTACTTAACAAAGTGTGGACGAACTAAATTAGATCGTGATCGGGATGGTGTCGCATGCGAAAGCCTATGCAAATAG
- a CDS encoding YcbK family protein: MILLASPLQSQASPTQKFWTQERSIWLTRPESGEQIKETFWADGQIQKDGYMKICRIMRDIRQNQTILMQPGLLNLWWAMQETVATYYRRQPGILLSGHRTVKTNNSLENAAKQSLHIYGAAADLRYERVPLPDLFNVANYFKAGGIGYYPGSKFIHIDIGRRRFWKG, encoded by the coding sequence GTGATTTTGCTCGCTAGTCCTCTTCAAAGTCAGGCGTCACCAACACAAAAGTTTTGGACTCAGGAACGGTCGATTTGGTTGACTCGACCCGAGAGCGGTGAGCAGATAAAAGAAACTTTTTGGGCTGATGGGCAAATTCAAAAAGATGGCTACATGAAGATTTGTCGGATTATGCGAGATATCCGGCAGAACCAAACTATTTTGATGCAGCCTGGCTTATTGAATTTATGGTGGGCAATGCAAGAAACAGTTGCTACATACTATCGCCGCCAGCCTGGTATTTTGCTATCAGGTCATCGAACAGTTAAAACCAATAATTCCCTAGAAAATGCAGCTAAACAAAGCCTCCATATTTATGGAGCAGCGGCAGACTTGCGTTATGAGCGTGTCCCTCTCCCTGATTTATTTAATGTAGCGAATTACTTCAAAGCAGGGGGCATTGGTTATTACCCTGGGAGTAAATTTATTCATATTGATATTGGCCGCCGCCGATTTTGGAAAGGCTAA
- a CDS encoding OmpA family protein, with protein sequence MQKNLCQIAVCSALLVISAAALADSSFVVSGDQRAAPKLVYQENGSTHFVLAEGSLPAIFVVDGQSTKPVPFELVGNVAVVSGSANHYILAGEGGRSEVFHYEGRSIGGGTIDAEMIMSQANKPADVQVASSGPSKGLAKAMVAYEKAKAVGFRKVPVQAANDQGGILPALAKASSTSTSVMDANFTSSEAGVVKVNFGANETQIAEDNEAALLQIVSHWKSNKSKRIILRGRGDNFESEAAALNRVIEARSFLIKRGVHASKIRMLSKARFDYIASNDSEEGRSQNRRIELEMTDSNQSAVFKARKTQA encoded by the coding sequence ATGCAAAAGAACCTATGCCAAATCGCTGTTTGCTCTGCTTTGCTTGTTATATCAGCCGCTGCTCTGGCCGACTCAAGCTTTGTTGTTTCTGGTGATCAGCGAGCAGCCCCAAAGTTAGTTTATCAAGAAAATGGCAGTACTCATTTTGTCCTTGCGGAAGGTTCTTTGCCTGCAATCTTTGTTGTCGATGGCCAAAGCACAAAGCCTGTGCCTTTTGAATTAGTGGGAAATGTGGCTGTTGTTTCAGGCTCTGCAAACCACTATATCTTGGCTGGTGAGGGGGGGCGATCAGAAGTTTTTCACTATGAGGGGAGGTCAATTGGGGGAGGGACCATTGATGCAGAAATGATCATGAGCCAAGCAAACAAACCGGCTGATGTTCAGGTGGCGAGTTCAGGGCCATCTAAAGGGCTAGCCAAGGCAATGGTTGCATATGAAAAAGCGAAAGCCGTGGGGTTTCGTAAAGTGCCTGTACAGGCTGCAAATGATCAAGGTGGGATTTTGCCCGCGCTGGCGAAAGCCTCAAGCACTTCAACTTCTGTAATGGATGCAAATTTTACGTCTAGTGAGGCGGGTGTTGTGAAAGTCAACTTTGGGGCAAATGAAACTCAGATTGCAGAAGATAATGAAGCTGCTTTACTGCAAATTGTCAGTCATTGGAAGTCTAATAAATCGAAGCGAATTATACTGCGGGGGCGTGGAGACAACTTTGAAAGTGAGGCCGCTGCCCTTAATCGAGTTATTGAGGCGAGAAGTTTTTTGATTAAGCGAGGCGTTCATGCGTCTAAAATTCGGATGCTTAGCAAAGCACGATTCGATTACATTGCCAGTAATGATAGCGAAGAGGGAAGAAGCCAGAATCGCCGTATTGAGTTAGAAATGACTGATAGCAATCAATCTGCGGTATTTAAAGCTCGAAAAACTCAAGCTTGA
- a CDS encoding PD-(D/E)XK nuclease-like domain-containing protein, translating into MNLNDLPPLKAGFFDSPEDLYHSDCRALSRSDLLIVDQWGTAYLKHKWDSNTSTKRTPAMAFGSAFHKAVLEPLKFADQYCQEPARPNGYANSAEELKQRCKDAGLAISGAKADLIDRILEVDPYFQTWDQRREQLIGKKEVISHEDWDLISGMQIALQTNPVFEAIREGSVFEQSMYWQDADTGMWLKGRVDMMNPELGYIIVDPKTAADPRPHRFLYEADDKGYDMQAAMYVDGVKAITGEVPPFIFAVVHKEAPHAVYMYEVDSRYIEQGRDKYKSALQQIKQSQLTNHWPTTPRNIKSLEGLIALAPITRRKKIG; encoded by the coding sequence ATGAACCTAAACGACCTTCCCCCTCTCAAGGCGGGTTTCTTTGATTCACCTGAAGATCTTTATCACTCAGATTGCCGTGCATTAAGCAGAAGCGATTTGTTGATTGTGGATCAATGGGGAACCGCATATCTCAAGCATAAATGGGATTCCAATACATCAACAAAACGAACACCAGCCATGGCGTTCGGATCGGCATTTCACAAGGCGGTTTTAGAGCCTCTAAAATTTGCTGATCAATATTGCCAAGAGCCAGCGCGACCTAATGGATATGCTAATTCTGCTGAGGAGTTAAAACAGCGCTGTAAAGATGCTGGTTTAGCTATATCGGGAGCAAAGGCAGATTTAATTGATCGTATCCTTGAAGTTGACCCATATTTTCAGACATGGGATCAACGAAGGGAGCAGCTTATTGGTAAGAAGGAGGTTATTTCTCACGAGGATTGGGATTTAATTTCTGGAATGCAAATCGCGTTACAAACTAACCCTGTTTTTGAAGCGATACGTGAGGGCTCCGTATTTGAGCAATCTATGTATTGGCAAGATGCAGATACAGGCATGTGGTTAAAGGGAAGAGTTGACATGATGAACCCCGAGCTTGGGTACATTATTGTTGATCCTAAAACTGCAGCAGATCCTCGGCCTCATCGGTTTCTTTATGAAGCTGATGATAAAGGTTACGACATGCAAGCCGCGATGTATGTTGATGGTGTAAAAGCTATTACAGGCGAAGTACCTCCGTTTATTTTTGCGGTGGTCCATAAAGAAGCCCCACATGCTGTTTATATGTACGAAGTCGATTCTCGCTATATTGAGCAGGGTCGTGATAAGTATAAATCAGCATTGCAGCAAATTAAGCAAAGTCAACTCACAAACCATTGGCCTACGACTCCACGCAATATTAAAAGCTTGGAAGGACTAATTGCATTAGCTCCAATAACACGTCGTAAAAAAATAGGTTAA
- the bet gene encoding phage recombination protein Bet, which translates to MTAKSELVELNLPPVLFKTLQDTVFPGATDEAIRMAVAYCQARNLDILSRVVYLVPMYTKVRSANGSVTSVFRDVVMPGIALHRINATRTGTYLGLSDTEYGPPISTAFPEHKANFINAKGDWEEKVYPARTLVHPEWVKVVAKRSVNGVVAEFPAKLFWAEIYAKLSKSERPNDTWMSRPYGQADKCAEAAALRKGFPECCADVTAEEADGKAIEGEFSHVQAGEDELKPKASAADILRNRTKSDVKKEAAPVNQPEGSKTPDAGTPESNDPEEIFNDFMVRLNVAASREEATKIINSSIKSIPSSYQGKAKEEFKRKLSNFA; encoded by the coding sequence ATGACCGCCAAATCAGAGTTGGTGGAGTTAAATTTACCTCCCGTGCTTTTTAAAACACTTCAGGATACAGTTTTCCCTGGCGCAACAGATGAAGCAATACGAATGGCCGTGGCATATTGCCAAGCTCGTAATTTAGATATTCTTTCTCGTGTTGTGTACTTAGTTCCAATGTATACAAAAGTACGTTCGGCAAATGGTTCTGTTACATCAGTTTTTCGTGATGTTGTGATGCCGGGTATTGCATTACATCGAATTAATGCAACAAGGACTGGGACATATTTAGGGTTAAGTGATACAGAATATGGCCCGCCAATTTCTACGGCATTCCCAGAGCATAAAGCTAATTTTATCAATGCTAAAGGTGATTGGGAAGAGAAGGTATATCCAGCTAGAACGCTTGTTCATCCTGAATGGGTGAAAGTAGTTGCTAAGCGCTCAGTGAATGGGGTCGTTGCCGAATTTCCAGCTAAATTATTTTGGGCGGAGATTTATGCAAAGCTCTCAAAATCTGAACGGCCTAATGACACATGGATGAGTCGGCCATATGGGCAGGCGGATAAGTGTGCTGAAGCGGCAGCGTTACGCAAGGGATTTCCCGAGTGCTGCGCTGATGTTACCGCAGAGGAAGCTGACGGGAAGGCGATTGAAGGTGAGTTTTCTCATGTGCAGGCAGGGGAGGATGAGCTCAAACCTAAAGCAAGTGCAGCAGATATTCTTCGGAATCGTACTAAGTCCGATGTAAAGAAAGAAGCCGCACCAGTGAATCAGCCAGAAGGTAGTAAAACTCCTGATGCTGGTACTCCTGAAAGTAATGATCCAGAAGAGATTTTTAATGATTTTATGGTGAGGTTAAACGTAGCTGCATCAAGAGAAGAGGCTACTAAAATCATAAATTCAAGTATTAAATCGATTCCGTCGTCTTATCAAGGAAAAGCAAAAGAAGAGTTTAAAAGAAAACTTTCTAATTTTGCTTGA